Proteins from a genomic interval of Rosa chinensis cultivar Old Blush chromosome 2, RchiOBHm-V2, whole genome shotgun sequence:
- the LOC112188756 gene encoding uncharacterized protein LOC112188756 isoform X1 — translation MEESPYSSRGQDEPEFSLRDWALKARGISRENTNSRRFSASYIRSFREDTRSFRSNITISSTASSPGYALRDEIDPATYSFTTALKALQARSAYNSWEALSPDGFALHSKWNEAEKYICNPLSGQVPMECLSAKTLSGRSFRNITNRITMSAPLVYSSHTRPIHTTKPSYSTKEDLARQFPIPEKKNEGMTRDVGTQSTPPDISSSSLSSASTPPIVERSLNRFRGGDSPNSNSNSNSKPKSEEEVEEEEMEVKDTEEEEETKREKEERKKKEEQKWRQGGCLSWMRKRYREKHKPRKKNMFLSHLKAC, via the exons ATGGAAGAATCCCCATATAGTTCTAGGGGACAAGACGAACCCGAGTTCAGCTTGAGAGATTGGGCTCTCAAGGCTAGAGGAATCAGCCGCGAAAACACGAATTCCAGAAGGTTCTCAGCATCCTACATTAGAAGCTTTAGAGAAGACACAAGGTCTTTCAGATCAAACATTACCATCTCCAGCACTGCTTCTTCTCCTGGCTATGCCTTAAGAG ATGAAATTGACCCTGCAACTTACTCATTCACCACAGCCCTCAAAG CATTGCAAGCAAGGTCTGCCTACAATAGTTGGGAGGCTTTATCCCCAGATGGGTTTGCTTTACATTCAAAGTGGAATGAAGCAGAGAAATACATATGCAACCCTCTTTCAGGACAAGTCCCAATGGAGTGTTTATCTGCAAAAACACTTAGTGGAAGATCGTTTCGAAACATAACGAATCGTATCACAATGTCTGCACCTCTTGTTTACTCTTCTCACACTAGGCCAATCCATACCACCAAGCCTTCTTATTCAACCAAAGAAGACTTGGCTCGTCAATTCCCAATTCCAG aaaagaaaaatgagggTATGACCAGAGATGTTGGAACTCAAAGCACTCCTCCTGATATCAGTTCTAGCAGTCTTAGCTCTGCTTCAACTCCTCCCATTGTAGAAAGGTCATTAAATCGATTTCGTGGCGGAGATTcaccaaattcaaattcaaattcaaattcaaaaccaaaatctgaagaagaggttgaagaagaagag ATGGAAGTGAAAGatacagaagaggaagaagaaacaaaaagggaaaaggaagagagaaagaaaaaagaagagcaaAAGTGGAGGCAAGGTGGGTGCTTGTCATGGATGAGAAAAAGGTACAGAGAGAAACACAAACCAAGAAAGAAGAATATGTTTCTTTCTCATCTCAAAGCGTGCTGA
- the LOC112189585 gene encoding uncharacterized protein LOC112189585 isoform X1, with translation MAGVRVVGGRIYDSENGKTCHQCRQKTRDFVASCKNLKKKARCTISFCHKCLLNRYGEKAEEVELLEDWNCPKCRGNCNCSFCRKKQGLKPTGLLVHTAKEGGFGSVSEMLTARGPENFGIERKVAEKVAVDGKENSVDQKIEASLNSTQNPEEGQVKKTKRKGLKEIRNGSRDDPKVSEDGSRDDPKVSENGSRDDPKVPEDGSRDDPKVSKDVAVKEVKSRKRKNKDRREEADDAKLQGEEVQNVVNNNDVKRKKKAKDKVKSSKETCRVEECTKNILNKKVEPELPLPEGIPLTSVLGIELPPEDAGNALQFMEFCSAFGEVLKFKKAQAESIIGELLRQRSGRAGRPGQYSSLIRFHMQLLSLLQEDMGEEPSSIDEMSHKNSWFQDLGKCISESESEHLLKELPTDCFSRGGAGYDILDLSQKLRLLTYLCDEVICTSKLRSWIEEQHEKIVESEKEAKGKVNAAKDKEKLLKRKLQDEVAKLIIAKNGAPLSISEHEALVSQIKSEAAQAHAELLEAEGIVPKKKHRRDALRTEPYRVDVDGRIFLKLKGYNNGEDIVLQDLGAWDAVVSKEEWFVYGAETKEAIENYCSSLRRKKSSGTMSQTVPRESDEENM, from the exons ATGGCCGGAGTTCGTGTCGTCGGTGGCCGGATCTACGATTCCGAGAACGGAAAAACCTGTCACCAG TGCCGGCAGAAGACTAGGGATTTTGTGGCGTCGTGTAAGAATCTGAAGAAGAAGGCTCGCTGCACCATTAGCTTTTGTCATAAGTGCCTCTTGAACAG ATATGGAGAGAAGGCTGAAGAGGTGGAGCTTTTGGAGGACTGGAACTGCCCCAAATGTAGGGGGAATTGTAATTGTAGTTTCTGCAG GAAGAAACAAGGCCTCAAACCCACTGGTCTACTTGTTCACACAGCCAAGGAAggtgggttcggttcggtttcggAGATGTTGACTGCGAGAGGACCGGAGAATTTTGGTATTGAGAGGAAGGTTGCGGAGAAG GTGGCTGTCGATGGAAAGGAGAACTCTGTTGATCAAAAGATTGAGGCCAGCCTGAATTCAACACAAAATCCTGAGGAGGGACAAGTCAAGAAAACAAAGAGGAAAGGATTGAAGGAAATCCGTAATGGCAGCAGGGATGATCCTAAAGTCTCCGAGGATGGCAGCAGGGATGATCCTAAAGTCTCCGAGAATGGCAGCAGGGATGATCCTAAAGTCCCCGAGGATGGCAGCAGGGATGATCCTAAAGTCTCCAAGGATGTTGCTGTAAAAGAGgtgaaatcaagaaagagaaaaaataaagatcGAAGAGAAGAAGCAGATGATGCGAAACTGCAAGGTGAAGAAGTTCAAAATGTTGTGAACAACAATGATGTCAAGAGGAAGAAAAAGGCCAAGGACAAGGTCAAGAGTAGCAAAGAGACTTGCAGAGTTGAGGAATGCACCAAGAATATTCTGAACAAAAAAGTTGAGCCTGAGCTTCCTTTGCCTGAGGGCATTCCCTTAACAAGTGTCTTGGGAATTGAACTGCCTCCTGAGGATGCTGGAAATGCTCTGCAATTTATGGAATTTTGTTCAGCTTTTGGAGAG GTTCTCAAATTCAAAAAAGCACAGGCTGAATCTATAATTGGTGAATTACTGCGCCAACGAAGTGGGCGAGCTGGCCGCCCTGGACAATACTCCTCACTTATTCGGTTTCACATGCAACTATTATCTCTACTACAGGAGGATATGGGAGAGGA GCCTTCATCTATAGATGAAATGAGCCACAAAAATTCATGGTTCCAAGATCTGGGTAAATGCATCTCTGAATCTGAGTCTGAACACCTGTTGAAGGAACTGCCTACAGATTGTTTCAGTAGAGGTGGTGCTGGATATGATATCTTAGACCTCTCTCAGAAGCTCAGACTCTTAACTTACCTTTGTGATGAGGTGATTTGCACTTC TAAACTGAGGAGCTGGATAGAAGAACAGCATGAAAAGATTGTTGAAAGCGAAAAGGAAGCAAAAGGAAAAGTTAATGCAGCCAAAGATAAG GAAAAACTCCTCAAGCGGAAGTTGCAAGATGAGGTGGCGAAGCTTATTATTGCAAAAAATGGTGCTCCTCTGTCAATTTCAGAACATGAAGCTCTTGTTTCACAAATAAAAAGTGAAGCAGCTCAAGCTCATGCTGAGTTGCTTGAAGCAGAGGGCATAGTGCCTAAAA AGAAACATAGACGTGATGCTTTAAGAACGGAGCCTTATCGTGTGGATGTTGATGGCCGCATCTTTTTGAAATTAAAGGGTTACAACAATGGAGAAGATATCGTGCTTCAAG ATTTGGGGGCCTGGGATGCAGTTGTATCTAAAGAAGAATGGTTTGTTTATGGTGCGGAGACAAAGGAAGCAATTGAAAATTACTGTTCTTCTTTAAG GAGAAAAAAGTCTAGTGGAACCATGTCGCAAACTGTTCCTCGTGAAAGTGATGAAGAAAACATGTAG
- the LOC112188206 gene encoding RHOMBOID-like protein 9, chloroplastic isoform X1 produces the protein MALVPICYRIPYKGHIQPIRNVISGPSSSKGLESRLRCSLAHNSPEHNRGIVRYASDARMNEKQLSSLDSYFEKLQNSTTLPPENSSKTTESLGRKNGHLGLEEELEYLDAYLEKLDKDANQIEKPVDLATGDNIVPKSSSIIQQSKKGAERKLVKSYTNTTDDNGQDSEISDLYLVSILGSINIAVFLFEIASPVRNSDLELFSLPLLYGAKINDLILVGEWWRLVTPMFLHAGLIHIAIGSWGLVTFGPKVCRGYGSFTFFLIYILGGISGNLISFLHTPEPTVGGTGPIFAMIGAWLIYETENKDIIAKEVSETMFQKAIITTALTFTLSSFGPIDDWTHFGAALTGIAYGFLTCPSLQLDEASSSSTSGQEEGITLVRRYADPCKSVFLFIVFVLVLSSLLLFVEPPLNALASDSSV, from the exons ATGGCTTTGGTTCCAATATGCTACAGGATACCATACAAAGGGCATATTCAACCCATACGTAATGTAATAAGCGGACCAAGTTCATCTAAAGGACTAGAAAGCCGTCTAAGATGCAGTTTAGCACATAATTCACCAGAACACAATCGTGGGATCGTTCGGTATGCATCAGATGCTAGAATGAATGAGAAGCAGCTGAGTTCTTTAGATTCCTACTTTGAAAAACTCCAAAATAGCACAACTTTGCCTCCAGAAAATTCAAGCAAGACAACTGAGTCACTCGGTAGAAAAAATGGTCATTTGGGATTGGAGGAGGAGTTGGAGTATCTTGACGCTTATCTTGAAAAACTTGATAAAG ATGCAAACCAGATTGAAAAACCAGTTGATCTTGCAACTGGAGACAATATAGTTCCAAAATCATCATCTATCATTCAACAATCCAAAAAAGGTGCTGAGAGGAAACTGGTCAAGAGCTATACAAATACAACTGATGATAATGGTCAAGATAGCGAAATCTCTGATCTCTACCTAGT AAGCATATTGGGTTCTATAAACATTGCAGTTTTTCTGTTTGAGATAGCAAGTCCAGTTAGGAATTCTGACTTGGAGCTTTTTTCTCTTCCATTGTTATATGGAGCAAAGATAAATGATTTGATCCTGGTCGGAGAATGGTGGAGGCTAGTCACACCGATGTTTCTG CATGCTGGACTTATTCATATAGCTATTGGTTCTTGGGGACTTGTTACATTTGGACCTAAGGTGTGCAGAGGCTATGGTTCATTCACATTTTTCTTGATCTATATACTTGGAGGAATTTCTGGCAATTTGATTAGCTTTCTCCACACACCAGAACCAACTGTTGGTGGAACA GGACCAATATTTGCGATGATCGGAGCTTGGCTCATTTATGAGACCGAAAACAAAGATATAATTGCAAAGGAGGTCTCAGAGACTATGTTCCAAAAGGCAATAATAACTACAGCTCTTACCTTCACATTGAGCAGTTTTGGTCCAATTGATGACTG GACACATTTTGGAGCTGCATTGACAGGAATAGCATATGGATTTTTGACATGCCCAAGTCTTCAACTGGACGAagcatcatcatcttcaacaaGTGGCCAAGAGGAAGGAATCACACTTGTTAGGCGTTATGCTGATCCCTGCAAAtcagtttttctcttcatagtgtttgttcttgttctgAGTTCTCTACTTCTCTTTGTTGAACCTCCACTCAACGCCTTAGCATCAGACTCTTCTGTGTAG
- the LOC112188758 gene encoding uncharacterized protein LOC112188758, whose translation MYSVSGSKISVFAVKDVGADGVAVKLMRCAVIDCCKLVWSISVSFGFLILGEDDGVRVFNLRQLVKGRVRKAKSSNSSLKLGLLNGVIGDNVQEAGDCGNKHGSGKCEGTCDAYLCRKNDRNCVSVKRRSVKLKQDSCEDGVCFAAFKGKELETSKSRRRIPVKAISIDALSPNKLLILDSDGGLQLLHLSIPVIGSDITTFMQQLPNTMKVQKVAVLPEIAARTQSVWVSDGYNSVQMMVASDMDSAVSQNDLNESKEKPMHITVGLTIFTGEKIQDLTPLAGNAILILGQGNLYTYATS comes from the exons ATGTATTCGGTTTCCGGCTCCAAGATTTCGGTTTTCGCTGTCAAAGATGTTGGTGCTGATGGGGTGGCTGTGAAATTGATGAGGTGTGCTGTCATTGATTGCTGCAAGCTTGTGTGGTCCATTAGCGTTTCGTTCGGGTTCTTGATTCTGGGGGAAGATGATGGAGTGAGGGTTTTCAATTTGAGGCAGCTTGTGAAAGGGCGGGTTCGAAAGGCTAAGAGTTCGAATTCGAGTTTGAAATTGGGTTTGTTAAATGGGGTGATTGGTGACAATGTGCAAGAAGCTGGGGATTGTGGAAATAAACATGGAAGTGGAAAGTGTGAAGGGACTTGCGATGCTTACTTGTGCCGGAAGAATGATAGGAATTGTGTCTCTG TCAAGCGGAGATCTGTTAAACTGAAACAAGACTCATGTGAAGACGGAGTGTGTTTTGCGGCATTCAAGGGCAAGGAGTTAGAAACCTCTAAATCAAGAAGAAGGATACCAGTGAAGGCAATTTCCATTGACGCTTTGTCCCCTAACAAACTTTTAATCCTGGACTCAGATGGAGGTTTACAGCTTTTGCACCTTTCCATCCCTGTAATTGGATCAGATATAACTACTTTCATGCAGCAGTTGCCTAACACTATGAAAGTGCAAAAGGTGGCTGTTCTTCCTGAAATAGCTGCAA GAACACAATCTGTTTGGGTGTCAGATGGCTACAATTCTGTGCAGATGATGGTGGCATCTGACATGGATAGTGCAGTTAGCCAAAATGATTTAAATGAGAGCAAGGAAAAGCCAATGCATATCACAG TTGGTCTCACAATTTTTACTGGGGAAAAGATCCAAGACCTTACTCCTTTGGCCGGAAATGCTATTTTGATTCTTGGACAAG GAAACTTGTACACGTATGCTACCTCTTGA
- the LOC112188759 gene encoding thylakoid membrane protein slr0575, with translation MATVTTARGGGSILCSHHEPFTRHRFLSLHPPRPLLHRHPSKPTSTFLTHSKPIGPILKLTAPRAADTSSVPTTGDKAIVTDDQFSLAKVSFGSIGLVGGITLLGYGFGAYFNILPGSEWSALMLTYGFPLAIIGMAFKYAELKPVPCLTYLDAQQLRETAATPILMQVRNDVTRYRYGDEQHLDEALKRIFQYGQGGGIARRSAPVLQRIREEVTEDGRYCLVLVFEAKSLQLSDFEQRQAKFTSFFGPGISAEIAKGEENLYEVKLISNSNVNPTA, from the exons ATGGCAACTGTAACCACcgcaagaggaggaggaagcatCCTCTGCTCCCACCATGAACCCTTCACCCGCCAccgctttctctctctccacccaCCTCGCCCCCTCCTCCACCGCCACCCATCAAAGCCCACCTCCACTTTCCTCACCCATTCCAAGCCCATTGGGCCCATATTGAAACTCACCGCCCCACGAGCCGCTGACACCTCCTCCGTCCCCACCACCGGCGACAAAGCCATAGTCACCGACGACCAGTTCTCCCTCGCCAAG GTTTCATTTGGTTCTATTGGATTAGTTGGTGGGATTACACTGTTAGG GTATGGTTTTGGGGCATACTTTAATATCCTACCTGGTTCTGAATGGTCAGCATTGATGTTAACATATGGGTTTCCTCTTGCAATCATTGGTATGGCTTTCAAG TATGCAGAACTAAAGCCGGTGCCATGCTTGACTTATTTGGATGCTCAGCAATTAAGGGAAACAGCTGCCACCCCGATTCTTATGCAG GTCAGGAATGATGTTACGAGATACCGCTATGGGGATGAGCAGCATTTGGATGAGGCATTAAAACGAATTTTCCAGTATGGTCAG GGTGGGGGAATTGCTCGGAGGAGTGCGCCTGTTCTACAAAGGATTCGTGAAGAG GTCACAGAAGATGGTAGATACTGTTTAGTCCTGGTGTTTGAGGCAAAATCTCTACAGTTGTCTGATTTTGAACAAAGACAG GCTAAATTTACATCATTCTTCGGACCAGGCATTTCAGCTGAAATTG CCAAGGGAGAGGAGAATTTATATGAAGTCAAACTTATTTCCAACTCCAACGTCAACCCCACTGCATAG
- the LOC112189585 gene encoding uncharacterized protein LOC112189585 isoform X2, with the protein MAGVRVVGGRIYDSENGKTCHQCRQKTRDFVASCKNLKKKARCTISFCHKCLLNRYGEKAEEVELLEDWNCPKCRGNCNCSFCRKKQGLKPTGLLVHTAKEGGFGSVSEMLTARGPENFGIERKVAEKVAVDGKENSVDQKIEASLNSTQNPEEGQVKKTKRKGLKEIRNGSRDDPKVSEDGSRDDPKVPEDGSRDDPKVSKDVAVKEVKSRKRKNKDRREEADDAKLQGEEVQNVVNNNDVKRKKKAKDKVKSSKETCRVEECTKNILNKKVEPELPLPEGIPLTSVLGIELPPEDAGNALQFMEFCSAFGEVLKFKKAQAESIIGELLRQRSGRAGRPGQYSSLIRFHMQLLSLLQEDMGEEPSSIDEMSHKNSWFQDLGKCISESESEHLLKELPTDCFSRGGAGYDILDLSQKLRLLTYLCDEVICTSKLRSWIEEQHEKIVESEKEAKGKVNAAKDKEKLLKRKLQDEVAKLIIAKNGAPLSISEHEALVSQIKSEAAQAHAELLEAEGIVPKKKHRRDALRTEPYRVDVDGRIFLKLKGYNNGEDIVLQDLGAWDAVVSKEEWFVYGAETKEAIENYCSSLRRKKSSGTMSQTVPRESDEENM; encoded by the exons ATGGCCGGAGTTCGTGTCGTCGGTGGCCGGATCTACGATTCCGAGAACGGAAAAACCTGTCACCAG TGCCGGCAGAAGACTAGGGATTTTGTGGCGTCGTGTAAGAATCTGAAGAAGAAGGCTCGCTGCACCATTAGCTTTTGTCATAAGTGCCTCTTGAACAG ATATGGAGAGAAGGCTGAAGAGGTGGAGCTTTTGGAGGACTGGAACTGCCCCAAATGTAGGGGGAATTGTAATTGTAGTTTCTGCAG GAAGAAACAAGGCCTCAAACCCACTGGTCTACTTGTTCACACAGCCAAGGAAggtgggttcggttcggtttcggAGATGTTGACTGCGAGAGGACCGGAGAATTTTGGTATTGAGAGGAAGGTTGCGGAGAAG GTGGCTGTCGATGGAAAGGAGAACTCTGTTGATCAAAAGATTGAGGCCAGCCTGAATTCAACACAAAATCCTGAGGAGGGACAAGTCAAGAAAACAAAGAGGAAAGGATTGAAGGAAATCCGTAATGGCAGCAGGGATGATCCTAAAGTCTCCGAGGATGGCAGCAG GGATGATCCTAAAGTCCCCGAGGATGGCAGCAGGGATGATCCTAAAGTCTCCAAGGATGTTGCTGTAAAAGAGgtgaaatcaagaaagagaaaaaataaagatcGAAGAGAAGAAGCAGATGATGCGAAACTGCAAGGTGAAGAAGTTCAAAATGTTGTGAACAACAATGATGTCAAGAGGAAGAAAAAGGCCAAGGACAAGGTCAAGAGTAGCAAAGAGACTTGCAGAGTTGAGGAATGCACCAAGAATATTCTGAACAAAAAAGTTGAGCCTGAGCTTCCTTTGCCTGAGGGCATTCCCTTAACAAGTGTCTTGGGAATTGAACTGCCTCCTGAGGATGCTGGAAATGCTCTGCAATTTATGGAATTTTGTTCAGCTTTTGGAGAG GTTCTCAAATTCAAAAAAGCACAGGCTGAATCTATAATTGGTGAATTACTGCGCCAACGAAGTGGGCGAGCTGGCCGCCCTGGACAATACTCCTCACTTATTCGGTTTCACATGCAACTATTATCTCTACTACAGGAGGATATGGGAGAGGA GCCTTCATCTATAGATGAAATGAGCCACAAAAATTCATGGTTCCAAGATCTGGGTAAATGCATCTCTGAATCTGAGTCTGAACACCTGTTGAAGGAACTGCCTACAGATTGTTTCAGTAGAGGTGGTGCTGGATATGATATCTTAGACCTCTCTCAGAAGCTCAGACTCTTAACTTACCTTTGTGATGAGGTGATTTGCACTTC TAAACTGAGGAGCTGGATAGAAGAACAGCATGAAAAGATTGTTGAAAGCGAAAAGGAAGCAAAAGGAAAAGTTAATGCAGCCAAAGATAAG GAAAAACTCCTCAAGCGGAAGTTGCAAGATGAGGTGGCGAAGCTTATTATTGCAAAAAATGGTGCTCCTCTGTCAATTTCAGAACATGAAGCTCTTGTTTCACAAATAAAAAGTGAAGCAGCTCAAGCTCATGCTGAGTTGCTTGAAGCAGAGGGCATAGTGCCTAAAA AGAAACATAGACGTGATGCTTTAAGAACGGAGCCTTATCGTGTGGATGTTGATGGCCGCATCTTTTTGAAATTAAAGGGTTACAACAATGGAGAAGATATCGTGCTTCAAG ATTTGGGGGCCTGGGATGCAGTTGTATCTAAAGAAGAATGGTTTGTTTATGGTGCGGAGACAAAGGAAGCAATTGAAAATTACTGTTCTTCTTTAAG GAGAAAAAAGTCTAGTGGAACCATGTCGCAAACTGTTCCTCGTGAAAGTGATGAAGAAAACATGTAG
- the LOC112188756 gene encoding uncharacterized protein LOC112188756 isoform X2, whose amino-acid sequence MEESPYSSRGQDEPEFSLRDWALKARGISRENTNSRRFSASYIRSFREDTRSFRSNITISSTASSPGYALRDEIDPATYSFTTALKALQARSAYNSWEALSPDGFALHSKWNEAEKYICNPLSGQVPMECLSAKTLSGRSFRNITNRITMSAPLVYSSHTRPIHTTKPSYSTKEDLARQFPIPEKKNEGMTRDVGTQSTPPDISSSSLSSASTPPIVERSLNRFRGGDSPNSNSNSNSKPKSEEEMEVKDTEEEEETKREKEERKKKEEQKWRQGGCLSWMRKRYREKHKPRKKNMFLSHLKAC is encoded by the exons ATGGAAGAATCCCCATATAGTTCTAGGGGACAAGACGAACCCGAGTTCAGCTTGAGAGATTGGGCTCTCAAGGCTAGAGGAATCAGCCGCGAAAACACGAATTCCAGAAGGTTCTCAGCATCCTACATTAGAAGCTTTAGAGAAGACACAAGGTCTTTCAGATCAAACATTACCATCTCCAGCACTGCTTCTTCTCCTGGCTATGCCTTAAGAG ATGAAATTGACCCTGCAACTTACTCATTCACCACAGCCCTCAAAG CATTGCAAGCAAGGTCTGCCTACAATAGTTGGGAGGCTTTATCCCCAGATGGGTTTGCTTTACATTCAAAGTGGAATGAAGCAGAGAAATACATATGCAACCCTCTTTCAGGACAAGTCCCAATGGAGTGTTTATCTGCAAAAACACTTAGTGGAAGATCGTTTCGAAACATAACGAATCGTATCACAATGTCTGCACCTCTTGTTTACTCTTCTCACACTAGGCCAATCCATACCACCAAGCCTTCTTATTCAACCAAAGAAGACTTGGCTCGTCAATTCCCAATTCCAG aaaagaaaaatgagggTATGACCAGAGATGTTGGAACTCAAAGCACTCCTCCTGATATCAGTTCTAGCAGTCTTAGCTCTGCTTCAACTCCTCCCATTGTAGAAAGGTCATTAAATCGATTTCGTGGCGGAGATTcaccaaattcaaattcaaattcaaattcaaaaccaaaatctgaagaagag ATGGAAGTGAAAGatacagaagaggaagaagaaacaaaaagggaaaaggaagagagaaagaaaaaagaagagcaaAAGTGGAGGCAAGGTGGGTGCTTGTCATGGATGAGAAAAAGGTACAGAGAGAAACACAAACCAAGAAAGAAGAATATGTTTCTTTCTCATCTCAAAGCGTGCTGA
- the LOC112188206 gene encoding RHOMBOID-like protein 9, chloroplastic isoform X2 — MALVPICYRIPYKGHIQPIRNVISGPSSSKGLESRLRCSLAHNSPEHNRGIVRYASDARMNEKQLSSLDSYFEKLQNSTTLPPENSSKTTESLGRKNGHLGLEEELEYLDAYLEKLDKDANQIEKPVDLATGDNIVPKSSSIIQQSKKGAERKLVKSYTNTTDDNGQDSEISDLYLINDLILVGEWWRLVTPMFLHAGLIHIAIGSWGLVTFGPKVCRGYGSFTFFLIYILGGISGNLISFLHTPEPTVGGTGPIFAMIGAWLIYETENKDIIAKEVSETMFQKAIITTALTFTLSSFGPIDDWTHFGAALTGIAYGFLTCPSLQLDEASSSSTSGQEEGITLVRRYADPCKSVFLFIVFVLVLSSLLLFVEPPLNALASDSSV; from the exons ATGGCTTTGGTTCCAATATGCTACAGGATACCATACAAAGGGCATATTCAACCCATACGTAATGTAATAAGCGGACCAAGTTCATCTAAAGGACTAGAAAGCCGTCTAAGATGCAGTTTAGCACATAATTCACCAGAACACAATCGTGGGATCGTTCGGTATGCATCAGATGCTAGAATGAATGAGAAGCAGCTGAGTTCTTTAGATTCCTACTTTGAAAAACTCCAAAATAGCACAACTTTGCCTCCAGAAAATTCAAGCAAGACAACTGAGTCACTCGGTAGAAAAAATGGTCATTTGGGATTGGAGGAGGAGTTGGAGTATCTTGACGCTTATCTTGAAAAACTTGATAAAG ATGCAAACCAGATTGAAAAACCAGTTGATCTTGCAACTGGAGACAATATAGTTCCAAAATCATCATCTATCATTCAACAATCCAAAAAAGGTGCTGAGAGGAAACTGGTCAAGAGCTATACAAATACAACTGATGATAATGGTCAAGATAGCGAAATCTCTGATCTCTACCTA ATAAATGATTTGATCCTGGTCGGAGAATGGTGGAGGCTAGTCACACCGATGTTTCTG CATGCTGGACTTATTCATATAGCTATTGGTTCTTGGGGACTTGTTACATTTGGACCTAAGGTGTGCAGAGGCTATGGTTCATTCACATTTTTCTTGATCTATATACTTGGAGGAATTTCTGGCAATTTGATTAGCTTTCTCCACACACCAGAACCAACTGTTGGTGGAACA GGACCAATATTTGCGATGATCGGAGCTTGGCTCATTTATGAGACCGAAAACAAAGATATAATTGCAAAGGAGGTCTCAGAGACTATGTTCCAAAAGGCAATAATAACTACAGCTCTTACCTTCACATTGAGCAGTTTTGGTCCAATTGATGACTG GACACATTTTGGAGCTGCATTGACAGGAATAGCATATGGATTTTTGACATGCCCAAGTCTTCAACTGGACGAagcatcatcatcttcaacaaGTGGCCAAGAGGAAGGAATCACACTTGTTAGGCGTTATGCTGATCCCTGCAAAtcagtttttctcttcatagtgtttgttcttgttctgAGTTCTCTACTTCTCTTTGTTGAACCTCCACTCAACGCCTTAGCATCAGACTCTTCTGTGTAG